A genomic stretch from Deinococcus aquiradiocola includes:
- the pta gene encoding phosphate acetyltransferase translates to MKTLFVAPTRNGVGLSSTALGLARSLERQGVRVAFLKPIAQTHEAGTDDSVHFARTLLHTHTPDPVPLSVAEDLLSQGQIEQLMEDVITLARQVVAGTGSGAEVLVAEGLALSDRNVYAGTLNAALARNLEAEVVLVSSLTGMTAATLADELEIAAQAYRRSDGSGLAGYLLNFAPRDLDFGGLMAELRTRSRVLASGEIPLLGVVAQNAALSEVRTLDVARHLGAEVLHEGDAALRRVTGTVVTGRAVRNMAHLLTPGALVVTSGDREDVVMAASLAHLSGVPLAGLLFTSNSEPEESIERLCRAALTSSLPVLKVPTNSYLTASQLSRLGGRVPHDDLERMERTLDYIADRVDVVPLGTRLRADTSGTERRLPPSAFRYELIQKARAANKRIVLPEGDEPRTVRAAIRCAEKGIARCVLLASPERVRFIAEGQGLTLPDGLEIIDPEGIRARYVEPLVELRKSKGLTAPMAEAQLEDNVVLGTLMLALGEVDGLVSGAVHTTANTVRPALQLIKTAPGSKIVSSVFFMLMPEQVLVYGDAAINPNPNAEELADIAIQSAGSAAAFGITPRIAMLSYSTGESGAGEDVEKVKAATALVHERRPDLMVDGPLQYDAASVASVGLQKAPGSPVAGRATVFIFPDLNTGNTTYKAVQRSAGVVAVGPMLQGLRKPVNDLSRGALVDDIVYTIALTAIQATQQPG, encoded by the coding sequence ATGAAGACGCTGTTCGTCGCACCGACCCGCAACGGGGTGGGGCTGTCCAGCACCGCGCTCGGCCTCGCCCGCAGCCTGGAACGGCAGGGCGTGCGCGTCGCGTTCCTGAAACCCATCGCGCAGACGCACGAGGCGGGCACCGACGACAGCGTGCACTTCGCGCGCACGCTGCTGCACACGCACACCCCGGACCCCGTGCCGCTGTCCGTCGCCGAGGACCTGCTGAGCCAGGGGCAGATCGAGCAGCTGATGGAGGACGTCATCACGCTCGCGCGGCAGGTCGTGGCCGGCACCGGCAGCGGCGCGGAAGTGCTCGTCGCGGAAGGCCTCGCGCTCAGCGACCGCAACGTGTACGCGGGCACCCTGAACGCCGCGCTCGCCCGCAACCTCGAGGCCGAGGTGGTGCTCGTCAGCAGCCTGACCGGCATGACAGCCGCGACGCTCGCGGACGAACTGGAGATCGCTGCGCAGGCGTACCGCCGTTCGGACGGTTCCGGCCTCGCCGGGTACCTGCTGAACTTCGCGCCGCGCGACCTGGACTTCGGGGGCCTGATGGCGGAACTGCGCACGCGCAGCCGCGTCCTCGCGTCCGGCGAGATCCCGCTGCTGGGCGTCGTCGCGCAGAACGCCGCGCTGAGCGAGGTCCGTACCCTGGACGTCGCCCGGCACCTGGGCGCCGAGGTGCTGCACGAGGGCGACGCCGCCCTGCGCCGCGTGACGGGCACCGTCGTCACGGGCCGCGCCGTGCGCAACATGGCGCACCTGCTCACGCCCGGCGCGCTCGTCGTCACGTCCGGCGACCGCGAGGACGTCGTGATGGCCGCGTCCCTCGCACACCTGAGCGGCGTGCCGCTCGCGGGCCTGCTGTTCACGTCGAACTCCGAACCCGAGGAGAGCATCGAACGGCTGTGCCGCGCCGCCCTCACCAGCAGCCTCCCCGTCCTGAAAGTCCCCACGAACTCGTACCTGACGGCGTCGCAGCTCTCCCGGCTGGGCGGCCGCGTCCCGCACGACGACCTCGAACGCATGGAACGCACCCTCGACTACATCGCGGACCGGGTGGACGTCGTGCCGCTCGGCACGCGCCTGCGCGCCGACACCAGCGGCACGGAACGCCGCCTGCCGCCCAGCGCCTTCCGGTACGAACTGATCCAGAAGGCCAGGGCCGCCAACAAACGCATCGTGCTGCCCGAAGGTGACGAGCCGCGCACGGTGCGCGCCGCCATCCGCTGCGCCGAGAAAGGCATCGCGCGCTGCGTGCTGCTCGCCTCGCCGGAACGGGTGCGCTTCATCGCCGAAGGACAGGGCCTCACCCTGCCGGACGGCCTGGAGATCATCGACCCGGAAGGCATCCGCGCCCGCTACGTGGAACCGCTCGTCGAACTCCGCAAGAGCAAGGGCCTCACCGCGCCCATGGCCGAAGCGCAGCTCGAGGACAACGTCGTCCTCGGCACGCTCATGCTCGCCCTCGGTGAGGTGGACGGCCTCGTGTCGGGCGCCGTGCACACCACCGCCAACACCGTCCGGCCCGCCCTGCAGCTCATCAAGACCGCGCCGGGCAGCAAGATCGTCAGCAGCGTGTTCTTCATGCTGATGCCCGAACAGGTCCTCGTGTACGGCGACGCGGCCATCAACCCCAACCCGAACGCCGAGGAGCTCGCCGACATCGCCATCCAGAGTGCCGGGAGCGCCGCCGCGTTCGGCATCACGCCCCGCATCGCCATGCTCAGCTACTCCACCGGCGAGAGCGGCGCGGGCGAAGACGTCGAGAAGGTCAAGGCCGCCACCGCCCTCGTGCACGAGCGCAGGCCCGACCTCATGGTGGACGGCCCGCTGCAGTACGACGCGGCCAGCGTCGCCAGCGTCGGCCTGCAGAAGGCGCCCGGCAGTCCCGTCGCGGGCCGCGCCACCGTCTTCATCTTCCCGGACCTCAACACCGGCAACACCACCTACAAGGCCGTGCAGCGCTCCGCGGGCGTCGTCGCGGTCGGCCCGATGCTGCAGGGCCTGCGGAAACCCGTCAACGACCTGTCGCGCGGCGCCCTGGTCGACGACATCGTCTACACCATCGCCCTCACCGCCATCCAGGCCACCCAGCAGCCCGGCTGA
- a CDS encoding IclR family transcriptional regulator: MSGVRPGRRQQAEASPVRTLERGLLLLRVLGEAPGGRAGLTLSELARAVDLPASTAFRLLQTLRAQGFAHLTDDGHWLVGAQAFVTGSAYLERGGPQERLIRTARPGMDALAAQLGETVNLAVLWEGQVMYLAQSEGRGLLRMFTHVGARAPLHCTGAGKVLLAWSGQPVPAGPYPAFTPHTLTDAPALERHLTGVREQGFALDDEERELGVRCLAVPVWGRAGGREGGRVLASLSVSAPASRLDRAQVPALAETLAQAARDVTARLS; this comes from the coding sequence GTGAGCGGCGTGCGGCCCGGACGCAGGCAGCAGGCGGAAGCGTCGCCCGTACGGACGCTGGAGCGCGGGCTGCTGCTGCTGCGCGTGCTGGGCGAAGCGCCGGGCGGCCGGGCAGGCCTCACGCTCAGCGAACTGGCGCGGGCGGTGGACCTGCCGGCCAGCACGGCCTTCAGGCTCCTGCAGACACTCAGGGCGCAGGGCTTCGCGCACCTGACAGACGACGGGCACTGGCTGGTGGGCGCGCAGGCCTTCGTGACGGGCAGCGCGTACCTGGAGCGCGGCGGGCCGCAGGAGCGGCTGATCCGCACGGCGCGGCCCGGCATGGACGCCCTCGCCGCGCAGCTCGGGGAGACCGTGAACCTCGCGGTGCTGTGGGAGGGGCAGGTCATGTACCTCGCGCAGTCGGAGGGGCGCGGGCTGCTGCGCATGTTCACGCACGTCGGGGCGCGCGCGCCGCTTCACTGCACGGGCGCCGGCAAGGTGCTGCTCGCGTGGTCCGGGCAGCCGGTCCCTGCCGGGCCGTACCCGGCGTTCACGCCGCACACCCTGACGGACGCGCCCGCACTGGAGCGTCACCTGACGGGCGTGCGCGAGCAGGGTTTCGCACTGGACGACGAGGAGCGCGAACTGGGCGTGCGGTGCCTCGCGGTGCCGGTGTGGGGCCGGGCGGGCGGACGCGAGGGCGGGCGCGTCCTGGCGTCCCTGAGCGTGTCGGCGCCCGCGTCCCGGCTGGACCGCGCGCAGGTGCCCGCCCTGGCGGAGACGCTCGCGCAGGCCGCGCGGGACGTGACGGCCCGCCTCAGCTGA
- a CDS encoding TetR/AcrR family transcriptional regulator: MPFPAKLSRDTILQTAMTLVEEGPRTPGEPPDAPLSLRSLADALGVRASSLYRHYADRDTLDTAIADEGSRLLLQQLQADTRALSPEDAMRQAAHTYLRFAHSRPRLYALMHAPRPLALSPEGPGKDLWRALLNLVGQVTGRQDDTSGVVAFWCFLHGFVALEASGQFGASGPAGGFERGLDALITGLAGTGSNIGAGRDPVTLD; encoded by the coding sequence ATGCCGTTCCCCGCCAAACTCAGCCGCGACACGATCCTGCAGACCGCCATGACCCTCGTCGAAGAGGGGCCACGCACGCCCGGCGAACCACCGGACGCCCCCCTCAGCCTGCGCTCCCTGGCCGACGCGCTCGGCGTACGCGCCTCCAGCCTGTACCGCCACTACGCCGACCGCGACACCCTCGACACCGCCATCGCCGACGAAGGCAGCCGCCTCCTGCTGCAGCAGCTGCAGGCCGACACACGTGCCCTCTCCCCCGAGGACGCCATGCGGCAGGCCGCCCACACGTACCTGCGCTTCGCGCACAGCCGACCGCGCCTGTACGCCCTGATGCACGCCCCGCGCCCCCTGGCGCTCAGCCCGGAAGGACCCGGCAAGGACCTCTGGCGCGCCCTGCTGAACCTGGTCGGGCAGGTCACGGGACGCCAGGACGACACCTCCGGTGTGGTCGCGTTCTGGTGCTTCCTGCACGGCTTCGTCGCGCTGGAGGCCAGCGGACAGTTCGGCGCGAGCGGCCCAGCAGGCGGCTTCGAGCGCGGCCTGGACGCCCTGATCACCGGCCTCGCCGGGACGGGCAGCAACATAGGAGCGGGGCGCGACCCCGTCACCCTGGACTGA
- a CDS encoding MBL fold metallo-hydrolase produces MSIRQHGPHLYQLTRFGSFNSYLLRDGDTLTAIDTGLSGVRTITHAARLIGLPITRLLITHAHADHASDLDTLHTQHPDLQTYVSTRDARFLGGERHLDPHEQLPGAALRGSYVTTRTTPTRTLQDGDQIGPFLAVATPGHTPGHLAYLDTRDGTLIAGDAYQTATGTAVSGDLKPLFPFPALATWHAPTALQSARRLQRLNPTRLAVGHGPVLDHPTGQMQAAADHLERRLTRN; encoded by the coding sequence ATGAGCATCCGCCAGCACGGCCCCCACCTCTACCAGCTCACCCGATTCGGCAGCTTCAACAGCTACCTCCTGCGCGACGGCGACACCCTCACCGCCATCGACACCGGCCTCAGCGGCGTCCGCACCATCACCCACGCCGCCCGGCTCATCGGCCTGCCCATCACCAGACTCCTCATCACGCACGCCCACGCCGATCACGCCAGCGACCTCGACACCCTCCACACCCAGCACCCCGACCTGCAGACCTACGTCTCAACCCGCGACGCCCGCTTCCTCGGCGGCGAACGCCACCTCGACCCGCACGAACAGCTCCCCGGCGCTGCCCTGCGCGGCAGCTACGTCACCACCCGCACCACCCCCACCCGCACCCTCCAGGACGGCGACCAGATCGGACCGTTCCTCGCCGTCGCCACACCCGGCCACACGCCCGGCCACCTCGCCTACCTCGACACCCGCGACGGCACCCTCATCGCCGGAGACGCCTACCAGACCGCCACCGGCACCGCCGTCAGCGGCGACCTGAAACCCCTCTTCCCCTTCCCGGCCCTCGCCACCTGGCACGCGCCCACCGCACTCCAGAGCGCCCGCCGCCTCCAGCGCCTCAACCCCACCCGCCTCGCCGTGGGCCACGGCCCCGTCCTCGACCACCCCACAGGGCAGATGCAGGCCGCCGCCGACCACCTCGAACGCCGCCTCACACGAAACTGA
- a CDS encoding acetate kinase, protein MWTLVLNCGSSSVKFALIRPATGEQALSGLAERLRSSEAHVTFRVGDQKIQTPCPDADYADAFRLLLAELDRLDLRGDVRVVGHRVVHGGERFSRPARIDAEVLEQIRACIPLAPLHNPANLAGIEAAQEAFPDAAHIAVFDTAFHQTMPEVAYRYAVPDAWYREHGVRRYGFHGTSHAFVAGEAARMLGRPLTDLNLVTAHLGNGCSVAAVRGGQSVDTSMGLTPLEGLVMGTRSGDVDPNLHDYLARQAGLTLAQVTDALNRESGLLGLSGLGSDLRELEAADAAGHAGARLALDVFAYRLAQKIAGMAVALPGLDALVFTGGIGENSADMRARTLRHLALLGLTCDEDRNARTVRGEAGAIHQEGARPVLVVNTDEERMIAQQAADLLGGQA, encoded by the coding sequence ATGTGGACCCTCGTACTGAACTGCGGATCGAGCAGCGTGAAGTTCGCGCTGATCCGCCCCGCCACCGGAGAGCAGGCGCTGTCGGGCCTCGCAGAACGCCTCAGGAGCAGCGAAGCGCACGTCACCTTCCGGGTGGGCGACCAGAAGATCCAGACGCCCTGCCCGGACGCGGACTACGCGGACGCGTTCCGCCTGCTGCTCGCCGAACTCGACCGGCTCGACCTGCGCGGGGACGTGCGCGTCGTCGGGCACCGCGTCGTGCACGGCGGGGAGCGGTTCAGCCGTCCGGCCCGCATCGACGCGGAGGTGCTGGAGCAGATCCGGGCGTGCATTCCGCTCGCGCCGCTGCACAACCCCGCCAACCTCGCGGGCATTGAGGCGGCTCAGGAGGCCTTCCCGGACGCAGCGCACATCGCGGTGTTCGACACGGCCTTCCATCAGACGATGCCGGAAGTCGCGTACCGGTACGCGGTGCCGGACGCGTGGTACCGCGAGCACGGCGTGCGCCGCTACGGCTTTCACGGCACCAGTCACGCCTTCGTGGCCGGGGAGGCCGCCCGGATGCTGGGCCGTCCCCTGACGGACCTGAACCTCGTGACGGCGCACCTCGGGAACGGGTGCAGCGTCGCCGCCGTGCGCGGCGGACAGAGCGTGGACACCAGCATGGGGCTCACGCCGCTGGAGGGCCTCGTGATGGGCACCCGCAGCGGCGACGTGGACCCGAACCTGCACGATTACCTCGCGCGGCAGGCGGGCCTGACCCTGGCGCAGGTGACGGATGCCCTGAACCGGGAGAGCGGCCTGCTCGGCCTGTCCGGGCTGGGCAGCGACCTGCGGGAACTGGAGGCGGCGGACGCGGCCGGGCACGCGGGCGCGCGGCTCGCGCTCGACGTGTTCGCGTACCGGCTCGCGCAGAAGATCGCGGGCATGGCGGTCGCCCTGCCGGGCCTGGACGCGCTGGTGTTCACGGGCGGCATCGGTGAGAACAGCGCCGACATGCGCGCCCGCACGCTGCGGCACCTCGCGCTGCTCGGCCTGACCTGCGACGAGGACCGCAACGCGCGCACCGTGCGCGGCGAGGCGGGGGCCATCCACCAGGAGGGCGCGCGGCCCGTGCTGGTCGTGAACACCGACGAGGAACGCATGATCGCGCAGCAGGCAGCAGACCTGCTGGGAGGTCAGGCATGA
- the recA gene encoding recombinase RecA, with protein MLTDDKRKALTTAMTQIEKNFGKGSIMMLGAESRLDVHTISTGSLSLDVALGVGGIARGRITEIYGPESGGKTTLALSVIAQCQKAGGTAAFIDAEHALDPAYARALGVNTDELLVSQPDNGEQALEIMELLVRSGAVDIVVVDSVAALTPRAEIEGDMGASLPGLQARLMSQALRKLAGVLSKTDTAAIFINQVREKIGVMYGNPETTTGGKALKFYATMRLDVRKIGQPNKENNEAVSHTVKIKVIKNKVAPPFKEVELTIGYGTGFDQVSDLVTLATDAEIIRKAGSFYSYGDDRIGQGKDKAIAYIAERPALQAEIRTKVLAAIEHGREFVTALQTGAPVSAAETPDLG; from the coding sequence ATGCTCACCGACGACAAACGCAAGGCCCTCACGACGGCCATGACCCAGATCGAGAAGAACTTCGGCAAGGGCAGCATCATGATGCTCGGCGCCGAGAGCCGCCTCGACGTGCACACCATCAGCACCGGCAGCCTCAGCCTCGACGTCGCGCTCGGCGTGGGCGGCATCGCCCGCGGCCGCATCACCGAGATTTACGGCCCCGAATCCGGCGGCAAGACCACCCTGGCCCTCAGCGTCATCGCGCAGTGCCAGAAGGCGGGCGGCACGGCCGCCTTCATCGACGCCGAACACGCCCTCGACCCCGCCTACGCCAGAGCGCTCGGCGTCAACACCGACGAACTGCTCGTGTCGCAGCCGGACAACGGCGAGCAGGCACTCGAGATCATGGAACTCCTCGTGCGTTCCGGCGCGGTGGACATCGTGGTGGTGGACAGCGTCGCGGCCCTCACGCCGCGTGCCGAGATCGAGGGCGACATGGGCGCCAGCCTCCCCGGTCTGCAGGCCCGCCTGATGAGCCAGGCGCTCCGCAAGCTCGCAGGCGTGCTCTCCAAGACCGACACGGCCGCCATCTTCATCAACCAGGTGCGCGAGAAGATCGGCGTGATGTACGGCAACCCCGAGACCACGACGGGCGGCAAGGCCCTGAAGTTCTACGCCACCATGCGCCTTGACGTGCGCAAGATCGGGCAGCCGAACAAGGAGAACAACGAGGCCGTCTCGCACACCGTCAAGATCAAGGTCATCAAGAACAAGGTCGCGCCGCCCTTCAAGGAGGTCGAGCTGACCATCGGCTACGGCACCGGCTTCGATCAGGTCTCGGACCTCGTGACGCTCGCCACCGACGCCGAGATCATCCGCAAGGCCGGCAGCTTCTACAGCTACGGCGACGACCGCATCGGGCAGGGCAAGGACAAGGCCATCGCGTACATCGCGGAACGCCCCGCCCTGCAGGCCGAGATCCGCACGAAGGTCCTCGCGGCCATCGAGCACGGCCGTGAGTTCGTGACGGCCCTGCAGACCGGCGCGCCCGTCTCGGCCGCGGAGACGCCCGACCTCGGCTGA
- a CDS encoding vanadium-dependent haloperoxidase, with amino-acid sequence MNVPLNRSSRPGTRRGLLTGALGVTLLLSLTACFDSTPGTPPVSRTCNLTPDQWSAVEAAGHSPARVWDELALNAVRNVLPQPTVHARTLYHLSAAMYDTWASYDPGARGVYVHTKQTGSAADRDVAVEYAARRVLRARFAQTVPGLAACFDDHLRHAGLDPAADTLTGDTPAATGNRVGQQILDATLNDGSNEANAYADTSGYTFTNAPLHPEQRGIDVQDPDHWQRLQLLAPFTQNGIRQQGPQPFMGAHWGSVQPFAMTRTGTYWHDPGPAPSVHDPRMRERWIPDLLARQAALDPARPDTLDASPAHLGNDTLGTNDGTGHPLNPVTGAPYAPNTLLRADYGRAIAEFWADGPRSETPPGHWNVIANSVTDTPGFQRRLGGTGPLLDPLEWDVKLYLALNGALHDAAISAWDIKRRTDAPRPISLVRYLAREHQLLPQDGVTETRNGTLMVHGWNLSFGTEDPLDWVPYQRNDFVSPAFPGFISGHSTFSRAAAEVLTDLTGSAYFPGGLHDEVLPTGFIRTSSPTNMQPIHLQWATYFDAADQSGQSRIWGGIHIEPDDLSGRLVGHTVGRDAVTLARTYFEGQNTRP; translated from the coding sequence ATGAACGTTCCGTTAAACCGCTCCTCCCGTCCCGGCACGCGCCGTGGCCTCCTGACGGGCGCGCTCGGCGTGACGCTCCTCCTGAGCCTCACCGCCTGCTTCGACAGCACGCCCGGCACGCCCCCTGTCTCCCGCACCTGCAACCTCACGCCCGACCAGTGGAGCGCCGTGGAAGCGGCCGGGCACTCGCCCGCCCGCGTGTGGGACGAACTGGCCCTCAACGCCGTCCGCAACGTGCTCCCGCAGCCGACCGTGCACGCCCGCACCCTCTACCACCTGTCGGCCGCCATGTACGACACCTGGGCCAGCTACGACCCCGGCGCGCGCGGCGTGTACGTGCACACCAAACAGACCGGCAGCGCCGCCGACCGCGACGTGGCCGTCGAGTACGCCGCGCGCCGCGTGCTGCGCGCCCGCTTCGCGCAGACCGTGCCGGGCCTCGCCGCATGCTTCGACGACCACCTCCGGCACGCCGGACTCGACCCCGCCGCCGACACCCTGACCGGCGACACGCCCGCCGCGACCGGCAACCGCGTGGGACAGCAGATCCTCGACGCGACCCTGAACGACGGCTCCAACGAAGCGAACGCCTACGCCGACACCAGCGGCTACACCTTCACGAACGCCCCGCTGCACCCCGAACAGCGCGGCATCGACGTGCAGGACCCCGACCACTGGCAACGCCTGCAGCTGCTCGCACCGTTCACGCAGAACGGCATCCGGCAGCAGGGACCGCAGCCCTTCATGGGCGCCCACTGGGGCAGCGTCCAGCCGTTCGCCATGACCAGGACCGGCACGTACTGGCACGACCCCGGCCCCGCCCCCAGCGTCCACGACCCGCGCATGCGGGAACGCTGGATTCCGGACCTGCTCGCCAGGCAGGCCGCCCTCGACCCCGCCCGCCCAGACACGCTCGACGCCTCGCCCGCCCACCTCGGCAACGACACCCTCGGCACGAACGACGGCACCGGTCACCCGCTCAACCCCGTCACCGGCGCGCCCTACGCCCCCAACACGCTCCTCCGGGCCGACTATGGGCGCGCCATCGCCGAGTTCTGGGCCGACGGCCCGCGCTCCGAGACGCCGCCCGGCCACTGGAACGTCATCGCGAACAGCGTCACCGACACGCCCGGCTTCCAGCGCCGCCTCGGCGGGACCGGCCCGCTCCTCGACCCGCTCGAATGGGACGTGAAACTGTACCTCGCCCTGAACGGCGCGCTGCACGACGCCGCCATCAGCGCCTGGGACATCAAACGCCGCACCGACGCGCCGCGCCCCATCTCGCTCGTCCGGTACCTCGCGCGCGAACACCAGCTGCTCCCGCAGGACGGCGTGACCGAAACGCGGAACGGCACCCTGATGGTGCACGGCTGGAATCTCTCCTTCGGGACGGAGGACCCGCTCGACTGGGTGCCGTACCAGCGGAACGACTTCGTGAGCCCCGCCTTCCCCGGCTTCATCTCCGGGCACTCCACCTTCAGCCGCGCGGCCGCCGAGGTCCTCACGGACCTGACCGGCTCCGCGTACTTTCCCGGCGGCCTGCACGACGAGGTGCTGCCCACCGGGTTCATCCGGACCAGCTCCCCGACCAACATGCAGCCCATCCACCTGCAGTGGGCGACGTACTTCGACGCGGCCGACCAGTCCGGCCAGTCGCGCATTTGGGGCGGCATTCACATCGAACCGGACGACCTGAGCGGCCGACTCGTCGGGCACACCGTCGGGCGGGACGCCGTCACGCTCGCCCGGACGTACTTCGAGGGCCAGAACACCCGCCCCTGA